The proteins below come from a single Mucilaginibacter mali genomic window:
- a CDS encoding LacI family DNA-binding transcriptional regulator — translation MSGITIKLLAEKLNLSTATISKALGDSHEISDATKQRVLNLARELNYVPNAYAGSLRRNVSKTIAVLVPEVADSFFSLALNGIEEVALAKGYHTLIYLTHEKLEREQAILKALAGGRVDGAIMSVTAETNIYDHIQEFNRQLPVVFFDRVCEEIDTAKITTDDYQCGYNATQHLIEAGCRKIAILSIPNNNLSIICERIKGFKAALADNGLNAEDGDILYCPEEPGDSYNFIKEIMFSGNPPDGIVATVEKLTTDIYLVSQQLGINIPKQLKVVCFSNQASVNILTPSLTTITQPAFEMGKAAATVLLKSLRNNELIMKEESMVIPSILMARGSSVG, via the coding sequence ATGAGTGGCATCACTATAAAATTATTAGCCGAAAAGTTAAACTTATCTACTGCTACCATCTCTAAAGCACTGGGAGACAGCCATGAAATAAGCGATGCTACCAAACAGCGCGTATTAAACCTTGCCCGTGAACTGAACTACGTACCCAACGCCTACGCCGGCAGCCTGCGCCGCAACGTAAGCAAAACCATAGCCGTGTTAGTGCCCGAAGTTGCTGATAGCTTTTTCTCGCTCGCGCTGAACGGCATTGAAGAAGTAGCCCTGGCAAAAGGTTATCATACTCTTATTTATTTAACCCATGAAAAGCTGGAACGTGAACAGGCCATTTTAAAAGCATTGGCCGGAGGCCGTGTAGATGGCGCCATTATGTCGGTTACGGCCGAAACGAATATTTACGACCATATACAGGAGTTTAACCGCCAATTGCCGGTGGTGTTCTTCGACCGGGTTTGCGAAGAGATAGATACAGCTAAAATAACTACCGACGATTACCAATGCGGTTACAATGCCACCCAGCATTTAATTGAAGCCGGTTGCCGTAAAATAGCTATTCTGTCTATCCCCAATAATAACCTCTCTATTATTTGCGAACGGATAAAAGGTTTTAAAGCAGCCCTTGCCGATAATGGGCTAAACGCCGAAGACGGCGATATTCTTTATTGCCCCGAAGAACCGGGCGACAGCTACAATTTTATTAAAGAGATCATGTTTAGTGGTAACCCGCCCGATGGCATAGTGGCCACAGTTGAAAAACTGACCACCGATATTTACCTCGTATCGCAGCAGTTGGGGATCAATATTCCTAAACAGTTAAAAGTGGTATGCTTTTCTAACCAGGCATCGGTAAATATCCTTACGCCATCGCTTACTACCATTACGCAGCCTGCTTTTGAAATGGGCAAGGCAGCTGCTACAGTGCTGCTAAAATCGCTTAGGAATAACGAGTTAATTATGAAAGAAGAAAGCATGGTGATACCATCAATCCTGATGGCGCGGGGTTCATCGGTGGGGTAA
- a CDS encoding inositol oxygenase family protein: protein MDIYKNNQPDENFAPLASLEDWDNDVLKRYPDPSTINEDKKEADFRDYDGTEKDGVKEFYRINHKYQTYDYVMQKKQEYLSFDKKEMPIWDAFDFLNQLVDDSDPDTDLDQMQHLLQTSEAIRNDGHPDWMVLVGLIHDMGKVLCLFGQPQWAVVGDTFPVGCAFSDKIVYPEFFEDNPDRYDPVYSTEMGVYKRNCGLDNVHMSWGHDEYVYHMMKDYLPEPGLYMLRYHSFYSQHRENAYNHLMSDHDHEMFKWVNLFNPYDLYSKNPNQKSWAELKPYYEALVAKYLPPTLKF, encoded by the coding sequence ATGGACATTTACAAAAACAACCAACCGGACGAAAATTTTGCGCCACTTGCCAGCCTGGAAGATTGGGATAATGACGTATTAAAACGTTATCCCGATCCTTCAACTATCAATGAGGATAAAAAAGAAGCGGATTTTAGGGATTACGATGGAACCGAAAAGGATGGTGTAAAAGAGTTTTACCGCATTAACCATAAATATCAGACTTACGATTACGTAATGCAGAAAAAACAGGAGTATTTAAGCTTCGATAAAAAGGAGATGCCCATTTGGGACGCTTTTGATTTTTTAAACCAGTTGGTGGATGATTCTGACCCGGATACCGATCTTGACCAGATGCAGCACCTGTTGCAAACATCGGAAGCGATACGTAACGATGGCCACCCCGATTGGATGGTACTGGTTGGCTTGATACACGATATGGGTAAAGTACTATGCCTTTTCGGCCAGCCACAATGGGCCGTAGTTGGCGATACCTTTCCGGTAGGATGCGCTTTTTCTGATAAGATAGTCTATCCCGAGTTTTTTGAGGATAATCCGGATCGTTACGATCCCGTTTACAGTACCGAAATGGGCGTTTACAAACGCAATTGCGGTTTAGATAATGTACACATGTCATGGGGGCACGACGAATATGTTTACCATATGATGAAAGATTACCTGCCCGAGCCCGGTTTGTACATGTTACGCTACCATTCATTTTACTCGCAGCACCGCGAAAACGCTTATAACCACCTGATGAGCGACCATGATCACGAGATGTTTAAATGGGTTAACCTTTTCAACCCGTACGATCTGTATTCTAAGAACCCCAACCAAAAAAGCTGGGCCGAACTGAAGCCTTATTACGAGGCGCTTGTGGCCAAATACCTGCCGCCGACACTTAAATTTTAA
- a CDS encoding SusC/RagA family TonB-linked outer membrane protein, producing MNLNLQLNQGTRIRLLLLFLLFSLVTGAFAQTNVTGTVVDTKGVTIPGVTVTVKGTAKAASTNIDGKFSIAAKAGDVLVFTGVGYTTKDVTVTSAKEYKITMAEANTALGEVVVVGYGTTTRETLSSAITTIKPGDLNKGAISDVGQALQGKVAGLNITASGDPNKPAAVIMRGASTVNSPGAPFYVIDGIPGADIAAIAPADIASIDVLKDAAATAIYGNRAASGVIMVTTKRGKKGASQVTYSGYFGAEKVSNTLDLMNADQLRSFISANSAAFSPNDDKGANTDWMKAIERSTAYSHNHNISLSGGTDHSTYSASLNYFKKQGILSESSLERVIGRLNLEQYALNDNLKFSLNVSNSSSNSINEPLQNIVLLQAAKHSPVSPVYNADGSYFENLNNTGYFNPLAIVGNSQDETKYNVLLGSFNTQVKLPFNFTYNVNLSYQRTTSNHGEYYGSYFSKYPTSNFYNNPDPGIGIAHTLIGSLFGSNGSALRYNLENTTKTLETFLAWNKKLGDHSFEAVLGYSYQDNTIGDGFQASSTNFPTDYTGFSNLTLGNPYAISSYRINLGNDLTYSKYLMISDFARLNYNYKDKYLVQGSIRRDGSSIFGANNHWGYFPSVGLAWRVTQEDFMKNQALFSDLKVRASYGETGNSAGIGAYTGQLFYVAAGTYYNNGVQTAAYAPYQGSNPDLKWEKTATKNIGVDFSVLNNKLSGSIDVYDKNTTGMLFRYSVSAALVPGGSIVANGGSINNKGIELTLSASPVNGKNFNWSSNVSLAYNKNKITSLRSPYANGDSVRYSDPEGAGQTNATLQLLKVGYPLGQFFTLKYAGKDASGNSQFYKRDGSTTTAPGIGTDYFYLGNAQPSVIMGWNNTFRYKNFDLNVFLRGTFGNKIFNATRADLSNTAGAATSNILNSAANDKISDTRNSYYSDRYIENGSYVRLDNATLGYNFKNPFKNVSNIRIYTSGNNLATITGYKGIDPEINQGGVAPGIDYNNFYPKTRTFLFGVNVSF from the coding sequence ATGAACTTAAATTTACAATTAAACCAGGGTACGCGGATCCGTCTGCTGCTCTTGTTCTTGCTATTCAGCCTGGTTACCGGCGCCTTCGCGCAAACCAATGTTACCGGTACGGTGGTTGATACCAAGGGCGTTACCATTCCCGGTGTTACAGTTACCGTAAAAGGAACTGCCAAAGCCGCGTCAACCAATATCGATGGTAAATTTTCTATCGCTGCCAAAGCTGGCGATGTACTTGTTTTTACCGGCGTAGGCTATACCACTAAAGATGTAACGGTAACATCGGCAAAAGAATATAAAATTACCATGGCAGAAGCCAACACCGCGCTGGGCGAGGTAGTGGTAGTAGGTTACGGCACCACCACGCGCGAAACCCTTTCAAGCGCTATCACCACCATTAAACCCGGCGATCTGAACAAAGGCGCTATATCTGATGTAGGCCAGGCCCTGCAGGGTAAAGTTGCCGGTTTAAACATCACCGCCAGCGGCGACCCGAACAAGCCTGCCGCGGTAATTATGCGCGGTGCATCAACGGTTAACAGTCCGGGCGCCCCGTTCTATGTGATAGATGGTATCCCCGGTGCGGATATAGCCGCTATCGCACCTGCCGATATCGCGTCTATCGACGTATTGAAGGATGCCGCCGCTACCGCTATTTACGGTAACAGGGCTGCCAGCGGTGTAATTATGGTAACCACCAAGCGTGGTAAAAAAGGTGCTTCGCAGGTAACGTACAGCGGCTACTTCGGTGCCGAAAAAGTGAGTAATACCCTGGATCTGATGAACGCCGATCAGTTACGTTCGTTTATCAGCGCCAACAGCGCCGCCTTTTCGCCCAACGATGATAAAGGTGCCAATACCGACTGGATGAAAGCCATTGAGCGCTCTACAGCCTATTCGCACAACCACAACATCTCGTTAAGCGGCGGTACCGACCACAGTACTTACAGCGCCAGCTTAAACTACTTTAAAAAACAAGGTATCCTAAGCGAAAGCTCGCTTGAGCGCGTGATAGGCCGTTTAAACTTAGAGCAATATGCCCTGAACGATAACCTGAAATTCAGCCTTAACGTTTCAAACTCATCAAGCAACTCTATTAACGAGCCATTACAAAACATTGTACTGTTGCAGGCCGCCAAGCACTCGCCGGTATCGCCGGTTTACAATGCCGATGGCAGCTATTTCGAGAACCTGAACAACACAGGGTACTTTAACCCGCTGGCCATAGTAGGCAATTCGCAGGACGAAACTAAGTACAACGTATTACTGGGTAGTTTTAACACGCAGGTAAAACTGCCATTTAACTTTACTTACAATGTAAACTTGTCGTACCAGCGTACCACATCAAACCATGGCGAGTATTATGGCAGCTATTTTAGCAAATACCCAACATCTAACTTTTATAACAACCCCGATCCGGGCATCGGTATAGCGCATACGCTTATCGGTTCGCTGTTTGGCTCTAACGGTTCGGCTTTACGTTATAACTTAGAGAATACTACTAAAACCTTAGAAACCTTCCTGGCCTGGAACAAAAAACTGGGCGACCACAGTTTCGAGGCCGTGTTAGGTTACTCGTACCAGGATAATACCATCGGCGATGGTTTCCAGGCATCGAGCACTAACTTCCCTACCGATTATACCGGTTTCTCAAACCTTACTTTGGGTAACCCTTATGCTATATCAAGCTATCGTATTAACCTGGGTAACGACCTTACCTACAGCAAATACCTCATGATATCAGACTTTGCAAGGTTAAACTATAACTACAAGGATAAATACCTGGTACAAGGCTCTATCCGCCGCGATGGCAGCTCTATCTTCGGTGCTAATAATCATTGGGGTTACTTCCCATCGGTTGGTTTGGCATGGCGCGTAACACAGGAAGATTTCATGAAGAACCAAGCCCTGTTCAGCGATCTGAAAGTGCGCGCCAGCTATGGTGAAACCGGTAACTCGGCAGGTATCGGTGCTTACACTGGTCAGCTATTTTATGTAGCAGCGGGTACTTACTATAACAATGGTGTGCAAACCGCCGCTTACGCACCTTACCAGGGTTCAAACCCCGATTTAAAATGGGAGAAAACCGCTACCAAAAACATCGGTGTAGATTTCTCTGTATTGAACAATAAACTTTCGGGTTCGATAGATGTATATGATAAAAACACTACAGGTATGCTGTTCAGGTACAGTGTATCGGCAGCGTTGGTTCCAGGCGGTTCTATCGTAGCTAATGGCGGTAGCATCAACAACAAGGGTATCGAACTTACGCTGAGTGCATCGCCGGTTAATGGTAAAAACTTCAACTGGTCCAGCAATGTAAGTTTGGCTTACAATAAAAACAAGATCACCAGCCTGAGAAGCCCTTATGCCAACGGCGACTCGGTACGTTACTCAGATCCTGAAGGCGCGGGCCAAACCAATGCTACCCTGCAGTTATTGAAAGTAGGCTATCCGCTGGGGCAGTTCTTTACGCTGAAATATGCCGGTAAAGATGCCAGCGGTAACTCGCAGTTCTACAAGCGCGATGGTTCTACCACTACCGCCCCGGGCATCGGTACCGATTATTTTTACCTGGGCAACGCGCAGCCAAGCGTAATTATGGGCTGGAACAACACTTTCAGGTATAAAAACTTCGATCTGAACGTATTCTTGCGCGGCACCTTTGGCAACAAGATATTTAACGCTACCCGTGCCGATCTGTCGAACACAGCAGGCGCAGCTACCAGCAATATCCTGAACAGTGCAGCGAACGATAAAATATCAGATACGCGTAACTCTTATTATTCAGACAGGTATATCGAGAATGGTTCGTACGTGCGTTTGGATAATGCTACACTGGGTTACAATTTTAAAAACCCTTTCAAAAATGTAAGCAATATCAGGATCTATACCTC
- a CDS encoding IS4 family transposase, with amino-acid sequence MSFSSGKAPFIFSRDAFVDGIITPLQDSITNTLDRDKLDVFARQSGFLQRRSKLKPDEFIDTLMFSGLDHGQLSLQDCCNDLARQHQTALSKVALHKRFNSKSLNFLKLVLAEQLSSRLNIKGTDDWQPFSRVVIADSCKFSLPAQCKDDYPGFTNFGNVSSIMNIQYAFDIKNGDWENLELTRATENDQSHSKKTLHRIGRGELHICDLGFVTPSYLRKVVSEQAFFLNRLHPQWKPLQHGSGKPVDWAALHQKMNRSGKLQFETMVTIGTGEDGFNCRLIAVPVPEQVWAERIRIAQQRAKSQKVALSDEYKSRCRFSIFITNTPITTLKAAEVIQLYRLRWQIELVFKTWKSLLAIHKVRAARTERLECQLVAKFIWIFINWKIFRFVDSVIRKNQPAYALSIWKFFKHTRLNSQVIRSVVAGELPLKDWWERFLFPIIKSLLIEPKKGKKAAFEIVYEVFKNLS; translated from the coding sequence GTGTCATTTTCTTCGGGAAAAGCTCCTTTTATCTTCAGCCGCGACGCATTTGTTGATGGCATTATCACGCCCTTACAGGACAGTATTACTAATACGCTTGATCGCGACAAACTTGATGTGTTTGCGCGGCAAAGCGGATTTCTGCAACGGAGGTCCAAGCTTAAACCCGACGAGTTTATCGATACATTGATGTTCAGTGGTCTTGATCATGGGCAACTCAGTTTGCAGGACTGCTGCAACGACCTGGCCCGGCAGCACCAAACCGCTCTTAGCAAAGTCGCATTACATAAGCGGTTCAATTCAAAGAGCCTGAACTTCCTCAAGCTTGTGCTGGCCGAACAACTCTCATCCAGGCTGAATATCAAAGGGACGGACGACTGGCAGCCGTTTTCACGGGTAGTGATCGCCGACTCCTGCAAGTTTTCTCTGCCGGCACAATGCAAGGATGACTATCCCGGTTTTACAAACTTCGGCAATGTATCATCCATTATGAATATCCAATATGCTTTTGATATCAAAAACGGGGATTGGGAAAACCTGGAATTGACCAGGGCTACCGAAAATGACCAAAGTCATTCCAAAAAAACACTGCACCGTATTGGCAGGGGGGAGTTGCATATCTGCGACCTGGGCTTTGTTACTCCATCATACCTCAGAAAAGTGGTGAGTGAACAAGCCTTTTTCCTCAATCGCTTACATCCGCAATGGAAACCCCTGCAGCATGGTTCGGGCAAGCCTGTCGATTGGGCGGCGCTCCACCAAAAAATGAATCGCAGCGGGAAATTGCAGTTCGAAACAATGGTTACTATCGGAACCGGGGAGGATGGCTTCAACTGCCGCCTGATCGCTGTTCCCGTACCGGAACAGGTATGGGCCGAACGGATACGGATAGCTCAACAAAGAGCCAAAAGCCAGAAGGTCGCTCTTTCCGATGAATATAAGTCTCGTTGCCGGTTCAGCATATTTATTACAAATACGCCGATAACCACCCTTAAAGCCGCGGAAGTCATTCAACTATATCGTTTAAGATGGCAGATCGAACTCGTGTTCAAGACCTGGAAATCGCTGCTTGCCATCCATAAGGTAAGGGCTGCCAGGACTGAAAGGCTGGAGTGTCAACTGGTCGCCAAATTTATCTGGATATTTATCAACTGGAAGATATTCCGCTTTGTCGATTCCGTCATTCGGAAAAACCAGCCGGCCTACGCCCTTTCCATTTGGAAATTCTTTAAACATACCCGCCTTAATAGCCAAGTCATCAGAAGTGTGGTTGCCGGTGAATTACCATTAAAAGATTGGTGGGAAAGGTTCCTTTTTCCAATTATAAAAAGTCTGTTGATCGAACCGAAAAAAGGAAAAAAGGCAGCTTTTGAAATTGTCTATGAGGTCTTTAAGAACTTAAGTTAA